From the Roseibium salinum genome, one window contains:
- a CDS encoding arginyltransferase has protein sequence MTRHPTDHPQFYLTAPAPCPYLEGKQERKVFTHLVGQGAPALNEVLTQGGFRRSQNIAYRPACERCQACVSVRVRVDDFKWTKSFRRVWKSGADIVGARLPASPSAEQYDLFRDYLEARHENGGMTEMSVLDYAMMVEDTHVETLVVEYRRRGPDSYITGAGEGPLLAVALSDQLTDGLSMVYSFYDPDYTKTALGTYMILDHIERARRMRLPYVYLGYWVAGSAKMAYKARFKPQEHLGPNGWMVVDGDACIK, from the coding sequence GTGACACGCCACCCAACTGACCATCCGCAATTCTATCTTACGGCACCGGCGCCCTGCCCCTATCTCGAAGGGAAACAAGAGCGCAAGGTCTTTACGCATCTGGTCGGACAGGGTGCCCCTGCCCTCAACGAAGTGCTCACGCAAGGCGGCTTCCGGCGCAGCCAGAACATCGCCTACCGGCCGGCCTGCGAGCGCTGCCAGGCCTGCGTTTCCGTCCGGGTTCGGGTCGACGACTTCAAGTGGACCAAATCCTTCCGGCGGGTGTGGAAATCCGGCGCCGACATCGTCGGCGCACGCCTTCCGGCCAGCCCGTCGGCGGAACAATACGATCTTTTCCGGGACTATCTCGAAGCGCGTCACGAGAATGGCGGCATGACGGAAATGAGCGTGCTCGACTATGCCATGATGGTAGAGGATACCCATGTCGAGACGCTGGTGGTCGAATACCGGCGGCGCGGACCGGACAGCTACATCACCGGCGCCGGAGAGGGACCGCTCCTGGCGGTGGCTCTCAGCGACCAGCTCACGGACGGCCTGTCCATGGTCTATTCGTTCTACGATCCGGACTACACCAAGACGGCGCTCGGCACCTATATGATCCTGGACCACATTGAACGGGCCCGCCGAATGCGGCTGCCTTACGTCTATCTGGGCTATTGGGTCGCAGGGTCGGCCAAAATGGCCTACAAGGCCCGCTTCAAGCCCCAGGAGCACCTTGGTCCGAACGGCTGGATGGTCGTCGACGGGGACGCCTGCATCAAGTGA
- a CDS encoding uracil-DNA glycosylase, whose product MSVLDGKPGPVDPPRECPACPRLVEFREELRAVHPDWHNAPVPSFGAENPRLLVVGLAPGMKGANRSGRPFTGDYAGHLLYQTMLDYGFAEGTYEARPDDGLVLKDAMITNAVRCLPPQNKPTGEEIRTCRPFLLATLAANPSITAVLALGRIAHETFLTALELRRAEFPFAHGAKHDLPGYDLSLFDSYHCSRYNTNTGRLTQEMFTSVFDKIRRHLS is encoded by the coding sequence ATGTCCGTACTTGACGGAAAACCTGGCCCGGTCGATCCGCCCCGGGAGTGTCCGGCATGCCCCCGGCTTGTCGAATTCCGCGAGGAACTGAGGGCCGTTCATCCCGATTGGCATAACGCGCCCGTGCCGTCCTTCGGGGCCGAAAACCCGCGTCTTCTGGTGGTCGGGCTTGCCCCGGGCATGAAGGGCGCCAATCGCTCCGGCAGACCGTTCACCGGCGACTATGCAGGCCATCTTCTCTATCAGACCATGCTGGACTATGGCTTTGCCGAAGGCACGTATGAGGCACGCCCGGATGACGGTCTCGTGCTGAAAGACGCGATGATCACCAACGCGGTGCGCTGCCTTCCCCCACAGAACAAGCCGACCGGTGAGGAAATCCGGACCTGCCGGCCGTTTCTGCTGGCGACACTTGCGGCCAATCCGTCAATCACCGCCGTTCTGGCCCTTGGCCGCATCGCCCACGAGACGTTCCTGACGGCTCTGGAACTGAGGCGGGCGGAGTTTCCCTTCGCGCATGGAGCAAAGCACGATCTGCCGGGCTACGACCTGTCGCTCTTCGACAGCTATCACTGTTCGCGCTACAACACGAACACCGGCCGATTGACGCAGGAGATGTTCACATCGGTCTTCGACAAGATCCGCAGGCATCTGTCCTGA
- a CDS encoding NYN domain-containing protein, which translates to MFDAREKVALFIDGANLYSTAKAIGFDIDYKRLLREFQGQAYLLRAYYYTALIEDQEYSSIRPLIDWLDYNGYKVITKPVKEFVDSAGRRKVKGNMDIELAVDAMQLVETVDHVVLFSGDGDFRYLVEALQRKGRKVSVVSTLKTQPPMIADDLRRQADHFIDLASLASKIGRDPSERPVRPQTPVDVDDEDEDDDY; encoded by the coding sequence ATGTTTGACGCTAGAGAAAAGGTTGCTTTGTTCATTGATGGAGCCAACTTGTATTCGACAGCCAAAGCCATTGGCTTTGACATCGATTACAAGCGTTTGCTGCGAGAGTTCCAGGGACAAGCATATCTTTTGCGCGCCTATTACTACACGGCATTGATAGAGGATCAGGAATATTCCTCTATCCGTCCGCTGATAGATTGGCTGGACTACAACGGCTACAAGGTCATCACCAAACCGGTGAAGGAGTTTGTGGACAGTGCCGGCCGGCGCAAAGTTAAAGGCAATATGGACATCGAACTTGCCGTCGACGCCATGCAACTGGTCGAAACGGTTGATCATGTGGTGTTGTTTTCAGGCGATGGCGATTTCCGCTATCTCGTGGAAGCCCTCCAGCGCAAGGGCCGAAAGGTGAGCGTCGTCTCCACCTTGAAAACCCAGCCGCCGATGATCGCCGATGATCTGCGCCGGCAAGCGGACCACTTCATCGATCTTGCGAGCCTTGCCAGCAAGATCGGTCGCGATCCGTCCGAACGTCCCGTACGTCCGCAGACGCCTGTGGACGTGGACGATGAAGACGAGGACGACGACTACTAA
- the rpoZ gene encoding DNA-directed RNA polymerase subunit omega — protein MARVTVEDCIDKVENRFELVLLAAHRARMISSGSPLTIDRDNDKNPVVALREIAEQTVSPEDMKEDLIHSLQKFVEVDEPEADAVPSIPSSQHQATQVNAVDDSAVEFDRMSEEDLLRGLEGLVPPERNDEV, from the coding sequence ATGGCGCGCGTGACCGTCGAGGACTGCATCGACAAGGTCGAAAACCGGTTTGAGCTGGTGCTGCTTGCTGCGCATCGCGCTCGCATGATCTCTAGCGGTTCGCCGCTGACCATTGACCGCGACAACGACAAGAACCCTGTCGTTGCCCTGCGTGAGATTGCCGAGCAGACCGTCAGCCCGGAAGATATGAAAGAAGACCTGATCCACTCTCTGCAGAAATTTGTGGAAGTGGACGAGCCCGAAGCGGATGCGGTACCTTCTATCCCGTCCAGCCAGCATCAGGCGACCCAGGTGAACGCTGTAGACGACAGCGCGGTTGAGTTTGACCGCATGTCCGAGGAAGATCTGCTGCGCGGCCTGGAAGGTCTCGTTCCGCCGGAGCGGAACGACGAAGTCTGA